One window of the Corvus moneduloides isolate bCorMon1 chromosome 10, bCorMon1.pri, whole genome shotgun sequence genome contains the following:
- the SLC12A9 gene encoding solute carrier family 12 member 9 has protein sequence MASSERSALLTYRLCGGSAEEERGRERGRAAAAPRKLPTFLGVVVPTLLSMFSVVLFLRLGFVVGHAGLYQALAMFAVAYFIIGMTVLSVCAIATNGALDAGGAYYMISRALGPEFGGSIGIMFFLANVCGSALYVLGLVEAVVDSFGIPPGQEAGTGVHVLPQSYWYELLYGTVLLVLCLLVCLVGASIYAKATFLIFLIVAAVLGTILVSFFATRPLKVPIHLPHFNGTETDNGFFTGFSLDTLRDNLGGGYGVDYTTGQMMSFSSVFAVMFNGCTGIMAGSNMSGDLKRPSYSIPRGTISAVLFTYLVYNLLAFLMCATCNRILLQKDYGFLRDISIFPPLVTVGIYAATLSAAMSNLIGASRILYALARDDLFGRALALAKKTSASGNPVMAVIISWLVVQVVLFSGKLNTIASVVTTFFLLVYATVNLACLALEWASAPNFRPTFRYFTWHTCLLGIAGCCVMMFLISPVSASASLGFLLLLLLALHYLSPSSTWGYISQALIFHQVRKYLLMLDVRKDHVKFWRPQMLLMVQNPRGSARLIDFVNDLKKSGLYVLGHVELQDLDMLPSDPLQPQQDSWLSLVDKLNVKAFVSLTLAPSVRHGVRQLLFTSGLGGMRPNTLVLGFYDDEAPQDGLAQHPAFTSAREEVPLGFPPLRTPTTPKLLSAREYVGIVADALKMLRNVLLARQLESLDKAWELRRAASPPPTIHVWPVNLLRPDSARYADTCSLFLLQMACVLNMARAWRRARLRLFLCVEAGTMPHAQEEKLRQLLKDLRIQAQIQLVPWDSITRLHWQTCRGPPGGPAEEEEEEEGVVNFPTNTTQVSDEYVCAANKLVLEQSPAPAVRFLYLPRPPADTSLYPLYLHQLELLTRGLGPTVLVHGVSAVTSTQL, from the exons GGTTCGTGGTGGGTCATGCTGGGTTGTACCAGGCCCTGGCTATGTTCGCAGTGGCATATTTCATCATTGGCATGACGGTGCTGTCCGTGTGTGCCATTGCCACCAACGGGGCACTGGATGCCGGAGGAGCTTACT ATATGATAAGCCGTGCCTTGGGCCCAGAGTTTGGGGGCAGCATCGGGATCATGTTTTTTCTGGCCAATGTGTGTGGCAGTGCCCTTTAcgtgctggggctggtggaggCAGTGGTGGACAGCTTTGGAATCCCACCTG GGCAAGAAGCAGGCACAGGCGTCCACGTCCTGCCCCAGAGCTACTGGTACGAGCTGCTCTACGGCACCGTGCTGCTAGTGCTCTGCCTCCTCGTGTGCCTCGTGGGCGCCTCCATCTATGCCAAGGCCaccttcctcatcttcctcatcGTCGCAGCTGTCCTGGGCACCATCCTTGTCAGCTTCTTCGCCACACGGCCCCTGAAAGTGCCCATCCACTTGCCCCACTTCAACGGCACTGAGACCGATAACGGCTTCTTCACCGGCTTCTCCCTTGACACCCTGCGAGACAACTTGGGTG GTGGGTATGGGGTGGACTACACCACCGGGCAGATGATGAGCTTCAGCTCCGTCTTCGCAGTGATGTTCAATGGCTGCACTGGCATCATGGCAGGCTCCAACATGTCAG gGGACCTGAAGCGCCCGAGCTACTCCATCCCGCGGGGCAccatctctgctgtgctcttcACCTACCTCGTCTACAACCTGCTGGCTTTCCTCATGTGTGCCACCTGCAACAG GATCCTCCTGCAGAAGGACTATGGTTTCTTGCGTGATATCAGTATCTTCCCACCGCTGGTAACCGTGGGTATCTACGCTGCCACCCTCTCTGCAGCCATGAGCAACCTCATTGGGGCATCCCGCATCCTGTATGCTCTGGCCCGGGATGATCTCTTTG GCCGGGCACTGGCACTGGCCAAGAAGACATCTGCCAGTGGGAACCCAGTGATGGCAGTGATCATCTCCTGGCTGGTGGTGCAG gtTGTGCTCTTTTCTGGGAAGCTCAACACCATTGCAAGTGTCGTGACCACCTTCTTCCTCCTGGTTTATGCCACTGTCAATCTGGCCTGCCTGGCACTGGAATGGGCCTCGGCCCCCAATTTCAG gcccaCTTTCCGGTACTTCACTTGGCACACGTGCCTGCTGGGCATCGCAGGCTGCTGCGTCATGATGTTCCTCATCAGCCCCGTGTCAGCCTCAGCGAGCCTGggcttcctgctcctcctcctccttgccctTCACTACCTCTCACCCAGTAGCACCTGGGGCTACATCAGCCAGGCCCTCATCTTTCATCAG GTGCGGAAGTACCTGCTGATGCTGGATGTGCGGAAGGACCATGTCAAGTTCTGGCGCCCGCAGATGCTGCTGATGGTGCAGAACCCGCGAGGCAGCGCCCGCCTCATCGACTTTGTCAACGACCTCAAGAAGAGCGGCCTCTACGTCCTGGGCCACGTGGAGCTGCAGGACTTGG ACATGCTGCCCTCAGACCCGCTTCAGCCCCAGCAGGACTCGTGGCTGAGCTTGGTGGACAAACTGAATGTCAAGGCCTTTGTCAGCCTCACCCTTGCGCCCTCAGTGCGGCACGGTGTCCGGCAGCTCCTCTTCACCTCTGGCCTTG GCGGGATGCGTCCCAACACCCTGGTGCTGGGCTTCTACGATGATGAGGCACCGCAGGATGGTCTAGCCCAGCACCCCGCCTTCACCAGCGCCCGCGAAGAGGTCCCCCTGGGCTTCCCCCCACTGCGGACGCCCACCACCCCCAAGCTGCTGTCAGCGCGGGAGTATGTGGGCATCGTGGCTGATGCCCTGAAGATGCTCCGCAATGTCCTGCTGGCCCGGCAGCTGGAGAGCCTGGACAAGGCCTGGGAGCTGCGGCGGGCCGCCAGCCCCCCGCCCACCATCCACGTCTGGCCCGTCAACCTGCTGCGGCCTGACAGCGCCCGCTACGCTGACAcctgcagcctgttcctgctgcagatggCCTGTGTCCTCAACATGGCGCGGGCCTGGCGCCGGGCCCGCCTGCGCCTCTTCCTCTGTGTGGAGGCGGGCACCATGCCCCATGCCCAGGAGGAGAAGCTCCGCCAGCTCCTCAAGGACTTGCGCATCCAGGCCCAGATCCAGCTGGTGCCCTGGGATTCCATAACCCGCCTGCACTGGCAAACCTGCCGGGGACCCCCAGGAGGgccagctgaggaggaggaagaggaggaaggggtTGTGAACTTCCCGACCAACACTACCCAAGTGTCAGATGAGTACGTGTGTGCCGCCAACAAACTggtcctggagcagagccctgcgCCAGCTGTGCGCTTCCTGTACCTGCCACGGCCACCGGCCGACACCAGCCTCTACCCGCTCTACCTGcaccagctggagctgctcaccCGTGGGCTGGGCCCCACCGTGCTGGTGCACGGGGTGAGTGCCGTCACCAGCACCCAGCTCTAG